The sequence TTATTTCAACTGATCAACGCCTGAAGACCCAAGGTAGGGCACTTCACAGGTACTGTGTTACCGATGTTCGGTTCGTTTAGGTATAGCGGTGGCTCTTCCAGGCAGAAGCGTGGGTTTAATATAGAATGTTTGCATTGGCACGGAGAATTAAATTAATCCATGAACGATTAGAAGCGAAGCGTGAACATCTTACGTTGAGCGCCAACATTCGCCCAAACTCCCAAAACGTGTACACACACCTTTCTGCTATCGACACCATGTTCGTGCGGCTGTGATGGGATTTTCACCAGAATTTTTCACCTATGCAACTTTCCGAATATTTAAACAGCATATTTTGCACCGTCAACGCCTCCCACGGGTATCGTGGGATTTTTCCAACACTTTGCAAGATTCAATTCAGGACCCCATCGCGCATGGAGCGACACTAGCGCAAAAGTTGGTGGTGCCGGATCGCCCTGAAATTCTACAATTGCCTGTTCCGACCGCGCTGCGACACGCTGCTTCGGAgtgtggtttggtttgctaAAGTGTCACTTGCGAACCACGACCGGTTCCCACCGGGGACGAAAGCTCGGCAAATCgttttaatatgcaaaacagTTGTAATAGCAGCTCTAGCTGCTGCGGCGCAAGAGAATCTTACATTTGGCGCCAGCAACGGTGGTTGAAAACACTGAACGGCTgttgtggcggtggtgggttttcCATGCGAGAATCAGCCATCGCGGAAGTTTGTTAAACCATGTAAATGGACGTTTTAATCTCCccgaaatgttttttttttcgatttgcaCATCCAGCATTAGAAGAGTGTCGCAGATCGGGATTGGAGTGCTATCATATTGTTGTTATTTGATAAAGTAAACCGAAAAAAGATATCTCACATGTTTTCTCGTGTACATTCCACCGGGAATATTaagataaattaaatttgatacTGCGAAGggataaaaaaatggaattaaTACGTTTGATAGTAGAGTgaatttcatgttttttttcctcgatTTCATTCTAGGGAAAAAGAGTTTAAAAAGTGTTTTATACATTACATTAGAAGAAAGATTAACTTCTTTGTTCTGTACGGAAATATGTTTTCTAGACTTATAACATTATTATAACAACTAGACTTATATAAAAACGTTCCATAAGTTATGTTTGTGGGTGTTGAAAAAACATGTTGTTCGGGGTGccatttttgtgccttttttcgtaaagttcaaataaatttaaacgtttttttgtcgcacagttattgttattttgttgtatttttgtatatttgtTATTACAAGTGCATTGGGTTTTGCGCTCTATGGGGAATATGCGCCTTTATTGCTGCAATCTGCAGTACACAAATGTGTAGCAACCTTAACACTACTGTCAAACGCGTTGCTGTCATAGTTTGACAGCTTCAACATATTCAAAAGCAAccgtcgaaaaaaaaaaaagaaaaaaagcgcCATTTTGCTCAGCAACCGTCGATTTTCGCGGCATTTTCGTTCGGCGTCGGTGTGCAGTGAGAACAGTGTAAGCAAATCGGTAAAAGATTGGTAAAAATGGATGTGTTTGAAGCTCAGGATCCCGACGCGGCCAATTCGGAAGTGCTCGCGATGACGATTAAGATGATGCAGCATCCGGCTTACGAAAATCGGTACGAGTGGACGACGAACGATTTCGAGCTGGGCAAACCCTTGGGCCGAGGAAAGTTCGGTCGCGTTTATTTGGCACGGGAACGTGAAACCAGCTACATGGTGGCAATGAAAGTGATGTTCAAGTCGCAGCTGACCAAATGGAACGTCGAAAAGCAACTGCTGCGCGAGATTGAGATCCAATCGCGGCTCAAACATCCACACATCTTACGCTTGCTGACGTGGTTCCACGATGAGCGACGGATCTACCTGGCGCTGGAATTGGCCGCACAGGGAGAACTGTACAAGCATCTAAAAGCAACACCCAAAGGTCGCTTCGACGAGCGCCGTTCTGCCCGGTACGTGTCGCAGGTGGCCGATGCGCTCAACTATTGCCACGCGAACAATGTCATTCATCGCGATTTGAAGCCGGAGAATATTCTGCTCACCGACGATGACAACATCAAACTGGCCGATTTCGGATGGTCCGCacactcgaactcgaacaaGCGCAAGACAATGTGCGGCACACTCGATTATCTGCCCCCGGAGATGGTGGAAGGAAAGGTGTACGACGATTCGGTCGATCAGTGGTGTTTGGGCATTCTCTGCTACGAGTTTCTCGTCGGCAATCCGCCGTTCGAGTCACAGACAACACAAAACACTTACGACAAGATCCGGCGGCTCGAGATCAACTATCCGCGGCACATGAGCCCTGGTGCGATTGATCTTGTATCAAAGGTAAGCTAAATATATTCAACTGTCTACAGCTTCCGATGTCCAATATTTGAGAAATTTTTGCTCATCCGCAGCTCCTCCGCATTCCAAGCAGCTCGCGCATAACGCTGCGTAACGTGATGGATCATCCGTGGGTGTTGCAGATGAAACTTCAGAAGCCGTATTAAtatcttttttatttgtactTCGTCAACCTCCGTTTATCAACCGTTCTTGGGCGAGGAATTAAGATCAGCCCAACTGAATAGCGAATGATACGATAGGAGTTGTAGTGTTATTAATCATGTttttcaataatatttttcaattttgtaatttctaaaatgcaataaagcaATTGTTGTTGTAATAAAGGAATAGAACTAGATTCGGCAACCTAACGTGTATAACTTTAACTGTGTGACTCTCCGTCGATGTGTACCACAAAGAACATTCTTTAATTGATGATTTACGATTTAGCTGAGGTTTTACACGTTTACGACGTTTTTGGCTCATTTTTACACAATCGATTAATCGATTCTTTTCGCAGTTTTGTAGGATTTGTCTTAACATAAAGAGGCAGTGCACACGGAAACTCTTGCAAAAGTCATACGAAATTCGATCAAGAATTGAATTCCTACCTCGCCAGTATCACGGACAGCGTTGCAGCGAACGTACCATAAACCATGTCAAGA comes from Anopheles cruzii unplaced genomic scaffold, idAnoCruzAS_RS32_06 scaffold02490_ctg1, whole genome shotgun sequence and encodes:
- the LOC128276798 gene encoding aurora kinase B-like — protein: MDVFEAQDPDAANSEVLAMTIKMMQHPAYENRYEWTTNDFELGKPLGRGKFGRVYLARERETSYMVAMKVMFKSQLTKWNVEKQLLREIEIQSRLKHPHILRLLTWFHDERRIYLALELAAQGELYKHLKATPKGRFDERRSARYVSQVADALNYCHANNVIHRDLKPENILLTDDDNIKLADFGWSAHSNSNKRKTMCGTLDYLPPEMVEGKVYDDSVDQWCLGILCYEFLVGNPPFESQTTQNTYDKIRRLEINYPRHMSPGAIDLVSKLLRIPSSSRITLRNVMDHPWVLQMKLQKPY